One window of Phoenix dactylifera cultivar Barhee BC4 chromosome 5, palm_55x_up_171113_PBpolish2nd_filt_p, whole genome shotgun sequence genomic DNA carries:
- the LOC120110749 gene encoding uncharacterized protein LOC120110749 has product MEKEMEQKLAKENSPMKRDGRILTRCPNLKILRSLRAAEAIEQVHGGKVVARDDENGVVRVKIVVTKQQLRQMVASRGRGRSNAGHRPLAAPAPDVEQLMHVLRRRHMKRAEAERGCRSGWRPKLQSIPEEN; this is encoded by the coding sequence atggagaaggagatggAGCAGAAGTTGGCCAAAGAGAACTCGCCTATGAAGAGAGATGGCCGAATCTTGACAAGGTGTCCCAACCTTAAGATTCTGAGGAGCCTCAGGGCCGCCGAAGCCATCGAGCAGGTGCATGGAGGGAAGGTCGTCGCTCGCGACGACGAGAATGGCGTGGTGAGAGTGAAGATTGTGGTGACCAAGCAACAGCTGAGGCAGATGGTTGCGTCGAGGGGCCGAGGACGGAGCAATGCCGGCCATCGTCCCTTGGCAGCACCGGCGCCGGACGTGGAGCAGTTGATGCATGTACTTAGGAGACGGCACATGAAGAGAGCTGAGGCCGAGAGGGGTTGTAGGAGTGGGTGGAGGCCTAAACTTCAGAGCATCCCTGAGGAGAATTAA
- the LOC120110750 gene encoding putative pentatricopeptide repeat-containing protein At5g40405 has protein sequence MSIPLSFHDARAQLLSALDSRPGPRRLKQILARAVATGLLRDPFVSARAVAAAAPSDTPLAHLAFRAASPRPSAFAFAALIRAHSAGPSPALALRLFSDMLRAGLYPDSFSFPFLLRASARLHVDPSPAHAIVLRHGLAPHPHVSTSLLRSYATLGLLDAARRVFDETPQRTTVTWNAIISCHAKAASHERGLSLFVDMLTHGEAQPNSDTFAGAIACCAGVGALAHGRAAQALATRRLGGRPAEVGTGLVHMYAKCGSLEAAWKLFDAMHDVRDASTWTAMIGGLAMHGRGEEAVALFERMVGEEGVAPDGLAFTNVLHACSHSGLVEVGIRLFKEMKELYGIKPRMEHYGTMVDLFGRAGRLEAALRVLESMPFKPNQVVWGSLLHACAINGELGFGERLEKRLLGLGLELGMVEGEEGGFFVGVSNLYARGGKWDEVGRVRDRMVERGVRKESAISLVVVNGEVHKFLVGDTKHPLGMEIHRMLYEITREIMSER, from the coding sequence ATGTCCATCCCCCTCTCTTTCCACGACGCCCGGGCCCAACTCCTCTCCGCCCTCGACTCCCGCCCCGGCCCGCGGCGCCTCAAGCAAATCCTCGCCCGCGCCGTCGCCACCGGCCTCCTCCGCGACCCCTTCGTCTCCGCCCgcgccgtcgccgccgccgccccctccgaCACCCCCCTCGCCCATCTCGCCTTCCGTGCCGCCTCCCCCCGCCCCTCCGCCTTCGCCTTCGCCGCCCTCATCCGAGCCCACTCCGCCGGCCCCTCTCCCGCCCTCGCCCTCCGCCTCTTCTCCGACATGCTCCGCGCCGGCCTCTATCCCGACAGTTTCTccttccccttcctcctccgcgCCTCCGCCCGCCTCCACGTCGACCCTTCCCCCGCCCACGCGATCGTCCTCCGCCACGGCCTCGCTCCCCACCCCCACGTCTCCACCTCCCTCCTCCGCTCCTACGCCACCCTCGGCCTCCTCGACGCCGCCCGGAGGGTGTTCGACGAAACGCCCCAGAGAACCACGGTCACCTGGAACGCCATCATCTCGTGCCACGCGAAGGCCGCGTCGCACGAGCGTGGCCTGTCGTTGTTCGTCGACATGCTGACCCATGGTGAGGCCCAGCCCAATTCGGACACTTTTGCGGGGGCCATCGCTTGCTGCGCGGGCGTGGGCGCGCTCGCCCACGGGCGGGCCGCACAAGCGCTCGCCACGCGCCGGCTCGGGGGCCGGCCCGCCGAGGTAGGGACTGGCCTGGTCCACATGTACGCCAAGTGTGGGAGCCTGGAGGCCGCATGGAAGTTGTTTGATGCCATGCATGACGTGAGGGATGCGTCCACGTGGACGGCCATGATTGGCGGGCTGGCCATGCACGGCCGTGGGGAGGAAGCGGTGGCGTTGTTTGAGAGGATGGTGGGGGAGGAGGGGGTGGCACCGGATGGCCTGGCATTCACTAACGTGCTGCATGCATGCAGCCACTCTGGGCTGGTGGAAGTGGGGATTAGGTTGTTCAAGGAGATGAAGGAATTATATGGGATCAAGCCGAGGATGGAACACTATGGGACCATGGTGGACTTGTTTGGGCGTGCTGGGCGGTTGGAGGCGGCGCTGCGGGTGTTGGAGTCGATGCCCTTCAAGCCGAATCAGGTGGTTTGGGGCTCGTTGTTACATGCTTGTGCAATTAATGGGGAGTTAGGGTTCGGGGAGCGATTGGAGAAGCGATTGTTGGGGTTAGGTTTGGAGTTAGGGATggtagagggagaggagggtggaTTCTTTGTAGGCGTGTCTAATCTATATGCTAGGGGAGGGAAGTGGGATGAGGTTGGAAGGGTTAGGGACAGAATGGTGGAGAGAGGGGTGAGGAAGGAGAGTGCCATTAGCTTGGTTGTGGTGAATGGAGAAGTGCATAAGTTTTTGGTGGGAGATACAAAGCACCCATTGGGAATGGAGATACATAGGATGCTGTATGAAATTACTAGAGAAATAATGTCTGAACGGTAA